In Bacillus pumilus, the sequence TCCATGCCGGTTCCTGATGCTTCTCGGAGAAGCTTTTGACATAATCTTGATCTACTGATAATTTCGTTTCTAATGTCATCAATAATCCTCCTAACGCTTACGCTTCTTGACCAACAGTTTCGTCTTCAATTCCTAACTCTTTTTTAATCCAGTCATAGCCTTCTGCTTCTAAACGCTGCGCTAGCTCTGGTCCGCCAGATTTCACGATACGTCCTTGCATCATCACATGGACATGATCTGGTGTGATGTAGTTCAGCAGACGCTGATAGTGAGTAATCATTAAGCAGCCGAAACTTTCGCCGCGCATTTTATTAATTCCTTTAGAAACCACTTTCAGGGCATCGATATCAAGTCCAGAATCGATTTCGTCAAGGATGGCGATCTTTGGTTCAATCATCATCAATTGAAGAATTTCGTTACGTTTTTTCTCCCCGCCTGAGAAACCTTCGTTAAGGTAGCGCTGCGCCATGTCTGGGTCCATTTCAAGGAACTCCATGTTTTCGTCCATTTTGCGGATGAATTTCATAAGTGAGATTTCTTCGCCTTCTTCTCTGCGTGCGTTAATGGCAGAACGAAGGAAGTCCGCATTTGTGACACCACTGATTTCAGATGGGTATTGCATGGCAAGGAAAAGACCCGCTTGTGCGCGCTCATCTACTTCCATTTCAAGTACATCTTCGCCATCAAACAAAATGCTGCCTTTTGTTACTTCATATTTCGGGTGACCCATAATTGCAGCAGATAACGTAGATTTACCTGTACCGTTTGGTCCCATTACTGCGTGGAATTCTCCACCTTTTATCTCGAGGTTTACACCCTTTAAGATTTCTTTCCCTTCAATCTCAACGTGCAAGTCCTTAATTGTTAATGTCGAAGCAGTCATATATCGATACCTCCAAAATAATCATTATTCTCAATTTATTCTCATTCTAATTTTATAACAAATTAAAACTGAATACAACACATTCACGATATGCGTGAGAGGATGCTCTCAAAATTCTAACAAAAAATGCAGGTGGATAAAAGGATTTATGTCAAAAAGACTGTTTCCATAAAGAAAGGACGGGAAACTGTTCTCCCCGCCCCTTAGCTATCAATAGCCTCGTATATTCATTTTTGCAAGCTGTCTTTTCTCATCTCGATAGGACTGCTCTCGTTTATATTCCACTTTCATCCGTAAGTCATGGTCTCTTTCATACTCTGCATAGCTCATGCCATGAGATTTATGCATGGCCTTTTCCATCTCGGCGGTATAATCCAATCCCAGTGTACTCTGGTCCGAACAAATAATAAACCATTCCCTTCTTTTAGTGTAGCTTTATTATATCAAAGGCATGCTGCTTCACTCAAAAGGGGTATAACGCGTTATGCTGGCATATTTTCTCACACACTCGGATGAGAAGCACTCAACTCTCCGAGATGGAAAGATACCATGTTTTTCTTCTATTAATGAGTATGTCCTCCAAATTCATCAATACATTGCTGTACGACAGTGATTCCTTGGCTAAGGGCTGCCCCGCCTCCGAACGCTGCCGCCACACTGACGACCTCTAGCAAATTCTCTTCTGTCGCCCCTTGATCGAGCGCTCCCTTTGTATGATAAATCATGCAGTATTCATCCTGTGCATGAATACTGATGCCAAGGGCAATCATTTGTTTTTCTTTTTGCGTTAATGAATCGCTCTGGAAGCACTGCTCTGTAAATTCATTGAATTTCTTCCCAAACACCGGCATTTTCTTCTGAAATTCACCCATTGCGGTTTTATAATCAGTTAGTGATTGCTGCATGGATCCGCTCATATGCTGTTCGTTCATCTTGTTTCCATCCCTTCAGGTCATTTGTACGTTTTTATTATGAGCGAGATTTGAAAAAATACACAAAAAACCTCGCTTTGATGAAAGCGAGGTTTTTTTGTGTATTATTCAGATACAGGCAGAACTGCACCGTCATATTTTTTGTCGATAAATTCTTTGATTTTATCAGAGTGAAGAACTTCCATTAACGTCTTGATCTTATCTGATTTTTCTTCACCTTTGCGAACAGCCACGATGTTTGCATATGGGTTGTTCTTCGTTTGCTCAAGTTCGATTGAATCATTTTTCGGATTCAATTTATTTTGAATCGCATAGTTGACGTTAATAAACACGGCATCGCCTTCACTGTTTTCATAAGCTTTCGCTGTTAGTTCAGGAGCGATTTTTTTGA encodes:
- the sufC gene encoding Fe-S cluster assembly ATPase SufC gives rise to the protein MTASTLTIKDLHVEIEGKEILKGVNLEIKGGEFHAVMGPNGTGKSTLSAAIMGHPKYEVTKGSILFDGEDVLEMEVDERAQAGLFLAMQYPSEISGVTNADFLRSAINARREEGEEISLMKFIRKMDENMEFLEMDPDMAQRYLNEGFSGGEKKRNEILQLMMIEPKIAILDEIDSGLDIDALKVVSKGINKMRGESFGCLMITHYQRLLNYITPDHVHVMMQGRIVKSGGPELAQRLEAEGYDWIKKELGIEDETVGQEA
- a CDS encoding carboxymuconolactone decarboxylase family protein, which produces MNEQHMSGSMQQSLTDYKTAMGEFQKKMPVFGKKFNEFTEQCFQSDSLTQKEKQMIALGISIHAQDEYCMIYHTKGALDQGATEENLLEVVSVAAAFGGGAALSQGITVVQQCIDEFGGHTH